The genomic DNA AATGACTTATAAATGTGGTCTCTATCAAATTTTACTCTTCGAATCGAAATGTAACAGGAGAGACCTACGCTCAATTGTTTCAACTTGCGTAGGTAAGTGCACTCCAAAATACGATAACAGCGTGAATTTGTaggagaataaaaatattcctCTTACTCTAGTATAAAGTTTGAACACTGAAATTGGTATCATCATAGAAATATCTTGTTTCACATTATTATGGCTATTAATTAAAGTATTTTGAAGGTCTGTTTCTGGAGCTAGCTTTTTGTTCACATTTCATACCTAAAGAGTATTCCAAAACTCAACAGAATGTTCTCCTTTTACTCTcaagatattttgttttggatgTGGTGGTCAATGTGGGATGAATTTATGAACAACCAAACAGAAGAAATCAGTCATTTTGTTGTATGGTTGTGTATAAAAACATGTTCCTTATTTTGTTCAGATACTACTTCCCTGTACTCTCACTGTTTAGTCCTTCTATAGTTAAAaccatttattgttttttagtttttggcaATTATGTTGGCTAAGATGTTTACTGTTATGCCTCTCAACtgggaagtttttttttttggtcagtCTTTTGAAACATGGTACAGTTAGCTCTTAAATGTTCATACACCTCTCTAATTGTTCTTTGTAAAGAAATGGAAACTGGTGATTGCATATGATTGCAAAATAACTGCAATAACTGAGGGATTATTTGAATATAAAGCCAAATCAAAGGGCATTTTATAATGTGTCTAGATTATTTACAATGAATCATTACCATACACTACCTGAAAACTTAAATGTTTATACTTCATTGAATCATAGTAGTGTCTGGTGTACCATCCTTTGTTCCTAAAAGTGCTTACAAACTGTTCCTCAGTGTTCCTGTATTTTGTTGTTCCTCCAGATATCTTACCATGTAAAAGTAATCTATGTTTTTGACTTTGATTGGAGTGTAGTTtcttaaacttttatttatcaCAAACTCTggttagaaaataaaaattaattttcctgttTAAGATAATCTGGGAAAGGTTGATATCTGGTCAAATTTTTCCTCTAAACTTGAATTTATATTATGTGATGATTATATAGTCTCTTTATCTATAGAAATTTGGAGCTTTCTTTCAATGCTAAATGGTGAAAGAAGCCTTGTGTTATTTTACTGATGTTGTTCTTAATTGTTGTCTATTGTTTTCAGTGATCCTCCACTAGAAGAAGATGATATTCCTGATGGTGAATGGCTCTGTAATGAATGTAAAGCATTACCCAAAGAGGTAGTTATTGTCTATGAGAGATTAACCATTCTATTGTAAATACAATGGCAGAATAATTTGTTTAGTTTCATTCAGACAGTCACCATGGTAAAAAAACTTGCTCTCTGAAAATCTTATTCTCTGCAGGTCATGAATTGGCCACAATGAAATAGAAAGTTAAATTTGCTATGGTTGAAATATCTAAGACAAATTGTAACAATGCCTCTTTTGTAATTGGCAATTGATtcttatcttcttttttttttttgaacaaagCATCTAAATGGTGCCAAATATAAGTTGGAAATTTGGAAAACAATTTATGGCAATAATATAAGTCAAACTCTTTGTGACCAGATTGGactgagttaaccctttaactcccagatcaaatttgtaattcttcttactgtcaaccatgcaattcttataatgttagatTGGAttaacttattatccccaaattgatatttatctttatgCTCATCATggatctggttgatattgtattgatattgtagagaaaatttctttcttggtcactcatgggagttaaagggttaagtaaatgTGCAAATACTGTTGCTAAAACTAGACAAATTTGTCCCCTTTTTGCCTTTCACTTGTAAATACTATGATCTAAAAAGATAATGtaaagtggaaaaaaatgaGTCTTATCTACTTTAAAGTTACTTATAAAATTTGTGTGAATTCTTTTTCAGGATGCTGATAATAAAGGGAAAGACCCTGCAAATGATGGAATGAAAACTGATGGTCATTTGACACCAGCTGTGAAAGAAACTGAGAATTCAAAACCAGAATCACCGTTTTCTGCACTAGTAAAAATGACAACCGGAAAAAACCCAACTACATTTTCTCTACCACCTGAACTGAAGTGTAATACCTTCTTTCCTGGTTAGTGTTGTCTTTGTATGGTGATATGTTATAGAGtatgaaatgaaattatttcttgattaatcaaaacaaaaatgtttgtaGTTGTGGTAGTATGTAGTTTAAGTGTTGTAATTGTGCAGTGATGAAATAGTTAACTCTTGTGTGTCTTCACGAGAGGAACATACCTCTATTTCAGTGtgttatttctttgtatgtattTAATTAGAGGGGGGATTTATATTCTCTAAGATATACATTCTTATTTTTTGAAAGGcgacagaaaaaggaaaaatagtaCTGAAGAAAGAACAGTTCCTGTaaaaaatgggaaaagaaaTACTGATGATGATGAACATACAATCCCTCCTGGGCGACTTTGTTTTGCTTGTAGTCGGTAAGACACCAGTAATCTTAATCCTGTTAGTGTAACTTCCAAGATTTTCACATAGTACTGTAACTTATCTCAAAGAAAGTGGAAAGGATTTGTGTAGTGAATCATGTTTCATTGTTCTGCAGGAGTGATTTGGTTGGCCAACTTGTTCATTGTGACTTCTGCCCCCTGGCATTTCACATGGACTGTATAAACCCTCCCCTGACCACTGTACCAAGTGGCATGTGGATGTGCCCAAATCATGCTGAGCATGCTGAGGTAATATATTTGCCATGgatatttatcatttcttttctgttgtcaTTTTCCAAGTCAATCTTCAACCTTTGAATTGTAAACATAAGTGAGGGTAGTCCTTCAAAGGTTCAGTGTTGGTTGCTATTATTCCCCCCAATCTGTGGACAATGGCTTTCCTTGTGACTAAAGAGCTTGAATATTTCTCCAAGTGTGTCAACTGAAGAATTACAATTTTCAAAGAATGCTTCTCTCATAGGATAATACTTTCTGTAATACTCCTTAGGTTCAATCCATGTAAAAGTTAAAATACCATTAATTCCTTAAGaaagtcattttgaaaacaaatgaatgattCTGACAGCACCAAGTTGTATTAGGTGGTTAGTATAGTGGAATTACATGCACATTTATTAGCATTTTAAAGGTCAACatctcattaaaaattttaaaaaccatttgCAATGTGTGTGCTTGCAATAAGATTGtctttttggtctttttttaatttttttcagcctgGATTACGTGATCCAAGATTTAGCAAAAGACTTCAAGCCTATAATGACCTTAGGAGTAATATTTCCCAGCATACTATAAAAATGAACTTTCTTCAACGTGTGCACAGGTATTTGTTAACTACCTATTCCAGtgaaataagtttattttatgTGAGTGCTTTGAACATTTTTTGATTCTTTGATGTCACTTTTAGATTGAAGAAACatccttcttttaaaagaaaggactTTTTACCAACAAGAAGAAGAGCAACCTTGGTTAGTGTTTACTTTTGATGTATTTCTGATTGAAAATACCAACAGTGTACTGCTTTGAATTTTTGATTTGAGTTGTAAGTAATAATATTAGTTCCTTttgaataacaaaaagaaaactggatGTATGTTTTATAGGTTCCACAAGCAATCAAGGACCATTATGAGTCTCCACCATATCGAACTCTTCCTGAACACATAAAAAGAATGCAAGAACCTTTACCACTACATGCGATTCCTCTGAACACTCCAACTGCGGAGGAGCAGGAAGAGGTAAGGCTGAGACTTGTTGAGAGGGACAAGGTGAAAATGAACACAAACTGGGGGAAAGTCTTGAAGGATTTATTATTACCAACTTTGATAGTGCCTTGGTTAGTCTTATCCCCTTGTTTGTTTTGGGTCCCCCTAGTCTGATATCACAAGGTTTAGCCAGTTTCATTGCATTTGAAAAGTGTTTGGATTATCGCTATGGGACTAAGGTTTTTCTCTGTACCTTgcaattgaaaatttgaatcaatCATCTTTGCTTTATTCAGCTACTGTTACCACAGATGATTCCATGTcccataaacaaacaaacacagacATATTTGACTCTGGGAGTGATATTGATAATGTTGCATTCAGGGGtgttacaatttatttttctgtaagCAGTTTTGTTGTCCTTTTCTGTCAGCGTAAAGATaactaatttcctttttttcaaattttcagtgGTTAAAATGTGTGATTAGCCTCCAATGTGGAATTGCAAAGCATCTGACACAACCATCTGTAAACAAAGCTTTGATTGCCAATCACACAGATAATGCCTCTAAAGGGGAAACGTCAAATTCAAACAATCACTCATCAACTTCAGGATCAGCCCATGCTACAAGTAGTGGAACTGGGAAAGAACCTGTTGTAAATGGTCTGCTTTCGAAGTCCGACTTAACTAATCATGTTTCTGCAACAGCAGCTAATGGCAGTGTACCAAATGCTTGCATAAGTAGAGTTGTGACAACCACTATTACAACCACAAGTGGTGggaaaacaataacaaagcCACTGACAATATTATATGCATCTCCGTCAAAATTACAGACTCATATGAATGGACCACTTAATACAAAGTCATTAGCAAGTTCAGGTAACTCTGTCAACCTTTGTACTGTGTCATCTACACATTTACCTTCACAAGTCTTAGTCAAACAGGAGCCAAAAACTGTTGAGAAACAGGTGGCCTGCGGTGACTTGACCCAGTTGAGTGCTGAATGTAAACAACTTTCTAGTGACACAGCAAAACTTGTCAATGATATTGGTCATTTGAACAATGTTAAGGCAAAAGTAACAACAGACTCTATAAAAACGGTAGCTGTTTCATCATCCAGTTCTGTTGTGAACACAACTGTCAGTGCAGCTACCAGAACAATTTCAACTGTGACTCCTTCTGGTTCAAGTGGTACCAGCACAACAAAAGTTGCTTCATCAACACCAACAAAACTTATTGTGCTTACGAGCACAAACAGTGGGAACATCATTAAGACAATTGCTACTGCTGGGTTGTCTGCTGCTAGCACTGGCCAAATCCCTGGTGGTAGTATAGTAACATTAGGAGCACCTGGAAATGCAGGAAGTGTCAATCCTGTGAAAATTGGGACTGTGAATGCTTCAGCACCTGTGTCAGTTGGGTCAAGTCCAAACAAAGTTAACCAAGCAGCTGCAGCAACCTCTATGGCAACTGCTAATGCTATAAACAGTATCTGTGCTGCAGCAGGAGTCGATGCGTTCAATGGTCAGTGttatcccctttattcatagTTTAATAGTGCATATAATATGTTTGAAAGTCAGTCAAGGTGTTGTTAAGCTTAGTGGGTGCTGAAAATTGGTACCCATAGTGTACCAGTTTGGAAGTAGTTCTCAACAATAGTTTTCCTCCAAGAAAAATGTTGGGGTGTTGTTCATTCTCCTTCTGTAAATATACTAAATAGCTATACAGTTTTCTTGAACTGAGTACTTTTTGTCAGAAACAGAGTTGGCCAAGTTAGATCCGCGGCTCATACAAGTTTTGGCTTACCAGAGGCTACAGCAGCTTCTTACTCAGACCAAGGCAAGTTGAACTCTTCTTATCCTCTACTCTGCTTCATTAAGACTGGGATATTGACAGTTCTCCCCATTTACTGGGGCCTTGTTTGGTGTTCAGGGCAATATCATGATGGTTCCATCTGCTGCAGTTGTTTCTCAgtccctcccctctcccccgaTACCACACTATCTGTTCCAGGCCCTCAGGAGTTACCCTTCTCTAAGAGAGAGCTTTGGTGTTGTTGAAGCAATTTCTTTGTCAACTGGTTTGTGGTTAAAGCCTCCCTTGCTCAACAGAATCCCTGACAACCCCACTTTTGGTCTTAAGATGCCTTCTGTGACTTTAAATCTTATGTCAAACTTGTGATTagttctaaattaaaaaaaccataaCATTGTTTGCCTGTTGTTTGCAGCCCATACCTCCAAGCCCAGTTTCAGCTCGGAAAATTTCCTTCAATGGCTTAAAAGAAACTATAGTTCTTCCACAACAAGCTGGTATGTAGTTAGTTTGGAAAGTTGTAGGTCTgttcttatttcttttaaactaGCAGTACTTCTCCCTCTTTACTGTGTGTTTCAAAGGTGTTGTGCCATCTCTTTTTTGGCATAAAGTTTGtacagtgttttttttctctttttagttCCTGCTGGCAGATCCATAGCAGTACTGTGTCCACTGTCAGGGACAGGTCCTGTGTGTCCAATGATTCACAAGTGTCTGTCGTTAGGACAAGGTTAGTGGTTACACTATTACACTAGTTTTTGTGATTCCATATAATAAAGCacagaaaaaggttaaaaatgaaaaatattataagtTCATTACTTTtcttcaactttttattt from Pocillopora verrucosa isolate sample1 chromosome 2, ASM3666991v2, whole genome shotgun sequence includes the following:
- the LOC131780965 gene encoding PHD finger protein 12 isoform X2, whose amino-acid sequence is MDYDHLDPEGSLMDRIQALIQPPQSEDSGKRMKKGDKEARKQGRAVNNDNCDSCGEGGDLLCCDRCPCAFHLTCCDPPLEEDDIPDGEWLCNECKALPKEDADNKGKDPANDGMKTDGHLTPAVKETENSKPESPFSALVKMTTGKNPTTFSLPPELKCNTFFPGDRKRKNSTEERTVPVKNGKRNTDDDEHTIPPGRLCFACSRSDLVGQLVHCDFCPLAFHMDCINPPLTTVPSGMWMCPNHAEHAEPGLRDPRFSKRLQAYNDLRSNISQHTIKMNFLQRVHRLKKHPSFKRKDFLPTRRRATLVPQAIKDHYESPPYRTLPEHIKRMQEPLPLHAIPLNTPTAEEQEEWLKCVISLQCGIAKHLTQPSVNKALIANHTDNASKGETSNSNNHSSTSGSAHATSSGTGKEPVVNGLLSKSDLTNHVSATAANGSVPNACISRVVTTTITTTSGGKTITKPLTILYASPSKLQTHMNGPLNTKSLASSGNSVNLCTVSSTHLPSQVLVKQEPKTVEKQVACGDLTQLSAECKQLSSDTAKLVNDIGHLNNVKAKVTTDSIKTVAVSSSSSVVNTTVSAATRTISTVTPSGSSGTSTTKVASSTPTKLIVLTSTNSGNIIKTIATAGLSAASTGQIPGGSIVTLGAPGNAGSVNPVKIGTVNASAPVSVGSSPNKVNQAAAATSMATANAINSICAAAGVDAFNELAKLDPRLIQVLAYQRLQQLLTQTKPIPPSPVSARKISFNGLKETIVLPQQAVPAGRSIAVLCPLSGTGPVCPMIHKCLSLGQGPDMDVCLQEYGHCNFISEKHCSIFYDETSKQYELINYSEHGTYVDNVLYSCDFSDKINRHVVSSKDLDPTKVSKNKLLAAAQVRQNNSKPKGSRRTVGLGVQKIVKACNCTTSSSNLIGGSGAGWEGTALLHHGSYIKLGCAQFVFSITSHATKLPSTSKASSSSDKKIASSH
- the LOC131780965 gene encoding PHD finger protein 12 isoform X1, with the translated sequence MDYDHLDPEGSLMDRIQALIQPPQSEDSGKRMKKGDKEARKQGRAVNNDNCDSCGEGGDLLCCDRCPCAFHLTCCDPPLEEDDIPDGEWLCNECKALPKEDADNKGKDPANDGMKTDGHLTPAVKETENSKPESPFSALVKMTTGKNPTTFSLPPELKCNTFFPGDRKRKNSTEERTVPVKNGKRNTDDDEHTIPPGRLCFACSRSDLVGQLVHCDFCPLAFHMDCINPPLTTVPSGMWMCPNHAEHAEPGLRDPRFSKRLQAYNDLRSNISQHTIKMNFLQRVHRLKKHPSFKRKDFLPTRRRATLVPQAIKDHYESPPYRTLPEHIKRMQEPLPLHAIPLNTPTAEEQEEWLKCVISLQCGIAKHLTQPSVNKALIANHTDNASKGETSNSNNHSSTSGSAHATSSGTGKEPVVNGLLSKSDLTNHVSATAANGSVPNACISRVVTTTITTTSGGKTITKPLTILYASPSKLQTHMNGPLNTKSLASSGNSVNLCTVSSTHLPSQVLVKQEPKTVEKQVACGDLTQLSAECKQLSSDTAKLVNDIGHLNNVKAKVTTDSIKTVAVSSSSSVVNTTVSAATRTISTVTPSGSSGTSTTKVASSTPTKLIVLTSTNSGNIIKTIATAGLSAASTGQIPGGSIVTLGAPGNAGSVNPVKIGTVNASAPVSVGSSPNKVNQAAAATSMATANAINSICAAAGVDAFNETELAKLDPRLIQVLAYQRLQQLLTQTKPIPPSPVSARKISFNGLKETIVLPQQAVPAGRSIAVLCPLSGTGPVCPMIHKCLSLGQGPDMDVCLQEYGHCNFISEKHCSIFYDETSKQYELINYSEHGTYVDNVLYSCDFSDKINRHVVSSKDLDPTKVSKNKLLAAAQVRQNNSKPKGSRRTVGLGVQKIVKACNCTTSSSNLIGGSGAGWEGTALLHHGSYIKLGCAQFVFSITSHATKLPSTSKASSSSDKKIASSH